The following is a genomic window from Opitutus sp. GAS368.
CGCGTTGCTTTACGAGGGCTCTCCCGTGCGGAAGATCGTCCCCGGCTCGGTCGTGACCGACAAGGGCACGATCTTTTGCGAGACGGTGATCGTGGCCATCGACGGCCGGCTCGAAGGATTCTTCCCCGAGCTCAGCCCGCGGGTCCGCACCGCCCGGCTGCAGATGCTGGCGACGGGCCCGGCGCCCGAGGTGAGTTTCACGCGTCCAATCTACTGGCGGCACGGTTTTGAATACTGGCAGCAGCTGCCCGACCAGGGCATCGCACTCGGCGGATTCCGCGACCGAGGCGGCGAAGGCGAGTGGACGCACTCCACCGAGCCGACGGAATTGATCCAGGGGTTGCTCGATGACTTCCTGCGCGAACACCTCAAGGTGCGCGCACCGGTCACGCACCGCTGGGCGGCATCGGTGGCCTATACGACGGACGGCCTGCCGGTGCTGGAACAGGTGCGCGACCGGGTCTGGGCCGTGGGCGGTTACTGTGGCACGGGCAACATCGTCGGTGCCTTGAGTGCTCGCGCCGCCGCCCGGCTGGCGTGCGGTCAAACGGCGGAATGGGCCGACTTGCTCGCGGCCGCGCGCACCGCGGCGGCCAAGTCATAAGCGGCTGCGGGATTGACACCCGGACGCGGCCTGGGCACCAATGGCGCCCGTGAATCGTTTTGCCGCCACCTTCAGCTTTACCTTTGCGGGCTACTTTAGCCCGCAGACCGCCGGCGGCTTGTCCATTCGCAAACCCTGATTCACCCCCAGAACCAATTTGCAAAGGAGCCGCCCCACCGGGCGGCTTTTTTGTTTTAAAACCAAGACATTTTTCCCGCGAATTACGCGGATGAATACGGATAAAAACCAGCAACCTTGATATCACTCTTTCTTCATCCACGAGCATCCGCGCCATCCGCGGAGAATTGATCGAATCACCCAATTCCCAAACACCACCACCATGATCCTGCCAAAAAACAACCGTCTTTCCACGGAGGAAGTCGCCCAGCTGACCGCCATCGTCGGCGAGTTCGGCTGCCGCATCCAACCGATCGTCGGCGATGTCCGCACGATTTACGCCATCGTGGGCGACGAGCGCCATGAGCTCATGATCAGCCGGCTCGAGGGCCTGCCGTTCGTCGACCGCGTCGACACCATCCAGTCGCCGCACAAGCTGATGGATATCAAGTCCGAGCTCGCCCGCCACCGCGTGAAGGTCGGCGGCGTGACCCTCGGCGACGAACTGCTGATCATGGCCGGGCATTGCACCATCGACCCGAAGAATCCGAACCTCTTCTACGAGACGGCGCAGGCGGTGAAGGAGGCCGGCGCCCACGCCCTGCGCGGCGGCGTCTGGAAACCGCGCACCAATCCCTACGCTTTCCAGGGCGACAACAAGTCGCTCGACATCCTGATGGAGGGTTCGCGCCGCACCGGCCTGCCCGTGGACACCGAGGTGATGGACGAGGAGCAGCTGAAGCTCGCCCTCGCCGCCGGCGTGCAGGTGCTGCAGATCGGTGCGCGCAATGCCCTCAATTACTCGCTGCTGCGCCAGGTCGGCGCGGCCATCGCGGGCCGGCCCACCGCCGTCCTGCTCAAGCGCGGCATGCACACCGGCACGCTCAACGAGTTCATCTCCGCCGCCGAATACATCGTGAATTTCGGCAACCCCAACGTCATCCTCTGCCCGCGCGGCACCCAGCCCGGCCTCGACGGCTACCGCAACCACCCCGACGAATCCATCACGCCGCTGCTCAAGGAGCGCACCTGGGCCCCGGTCGTCATCGACCCGTCGCACTCGGTCGGCAAGGCGGCCTACGTGCCGGCCTGCGCGCTGGCCGCGGTCGCCTACGGGGCCGACGGCCTGTGCATCGAGGCGCATGTCAGTCCGAACCACGGGCTGGGCGACGACCCGAAGCAGGCGATCACCCCCGCGGTGCTTGCGGGGTTGATTACCCGGGCCAAGGCCCTCCATGCTCTCCGCCGCTCCGCCTGATGCCCTTGTAGGAGCCTGCTTGCAGGCGATTTAAACCCACGATTGCCCCGCACATCCTGATCGCTTGTAAACAAGCTCCTACAAAACCGACCGCCGCCGTGTCATGAAAAAGCAACTCGCCAAAATCCGCGCCGAGATCGACGCCCTCGACCAGAAGGTCGTCAAGATCCTCAACACCCGCCTGAAGTGCGCCCGGAAGATCGGCGAGCTGAAGCGCGGCGCGAAGACGCGCATCTACGTGGCGGAGCGCGAGGCCGACGTGCTGCGCCGCGTGGCGGCGGCGAACAAGGGCCCGCTCAAGCCGGCCGCCCTCCAGGCCATCTACCGCGAGATCATGTCGGCGGCGCTCGCGCTCGAGAAGCCGCTGTGCATCGCCTACCTCGGGCCCGAGGCCACCAACACCCACGCCGCCGCGCTGCGCAAGTTCGGCTCAAGCGTGGACTACCGCCCGATGGCGACCATCGCCGACATCTTCACCGCCGTGGAGAAGGGCGAGGCCGACTACGGCGTCGTGCCGGTCGAGAACTCCACCGAGGGCTCCGTGCGCGATTCGCTCGACCTGTTCGTCGAGACGCCGCTGAAGATCGTCGCCGAGCTGCACCAGGAGATCGAGCACACGCTGCTGTCGCGCGAGCCGCTGGCGAAGATAAAAAAAATCTACTCGAAGGACCAGGCACTGGCCCAGTGCCGCCGCTGGTTGCAGCGCAACCTGCCACACGCCCAGCTGGTGGATGTCGACAGCACCGCGCTCGGCGTGCAGATCGCCGCCAAGGAGAAGGGCGCCGCCGCCATCGCCCCGCGCATCGCCGGCGAGCGCTATGGCGTGCCCGTGGCCGCGACGCACATCCAGGACCTCAAGAACAACACCTCGCGCTTTGTTTTCCTCGGCCGCGAGGCCTCGGGCTCGGCCGGCAGCGGCCACGACAAGACGAGTCTGCTCGTCTCGCTGCACCACGAGCCCGGCGCGCTCCTGCATGCGTTGCAGCCCTTCAACCGCCGCAAGCTCAACCTCACGCGCATCGAGTCGCGCCCCAGCCGGCTGCGGCCGTGGGACTACATCTTCTTCCTCGACGTCACGGGGCACTACGAGGACCCGGCGATGCAGGCCGCGCTCAAGGAGCTGAGCAAGAAGTGCCCGCTCGTGAAGTGGCTCGGCAGCTATCCAGTGGCGAGGAAGTAGGGCTGCGGCATTGGAGCCACGGCGACCCCGCCGTGGTTGGTTGGAAGACCGCAGCGAGGTCGCTGCGGCTCCAGCTCAA
Proteins encoded in this region:
- a CDS encoding FAD-binding oxidoreductase, whose protein sequence is MNLPIWEDRDWRPLPRLEGPVRADVCVIGLGGSGLAALEELGALGVSAVGVEAGEVGAGAAGRNGGFVLAGLARFFNEAVASFGETTARALYRSTAREIQRQTEEMPEIVRLTGSLRLAADAAERAECQKHLAALRYCGFAAEPYAGPEGEGILLPTDGVMQPLRRVRAIARKLRQRDALLYEGSPVRKIVPGSVVTDKGTIFCETVIVAIDGRLEGFFPELSPRVRTARLQMLATGPAPEVSFTRPIYWRHGFEYWQQLPDQGIALGGFRDRGGEGEWTHSTEPTELIQGLLDDFLREHLKVRAPVTHRWAASVAYTTDGLPVLEQVRDRVWAVGGYCGTGNIVGALSARAAARLACGQTAEWADLLAAARTAAAKS
- a CDS encoding 3-deoxy-D-arabino-heptulosonate 7-phosphate synthase: MILPKNNRLSTEEVAQLTAIVGEFGCRIQPIVGDVRTIYAIVGDERHELMISRLEGLPFVDRVDTIQSPHKLMDIKSELARHRVKVGGVTLGDELLIMAGHCTIDPKNPNLFYETAQAVKEAGAHALRGGVWKPRTNPYAFQGDNKSLDILMEGSRRTGLPVDTEVMDEEQLKLALAAGVQVLQIGARNALNYSLLRQVGAAIAGRPTAVLLKRGMHTGTLNEFISAAEYIVNFGNPNVILCPRGTQPGLDGYRNHPDESITPLLKERTWAPVVIDPSHSVGKAAYVPACALAAVAYGADGLCIEAHVSPNHGLGDDPKQAITPAVLAGLITRAKALHALRRSA
- the pheA gene encoding prephenate dehydratase; its protein translation is MKKQLAKIRAEIDALDQKVVKILNTRLKCARKIGELKRGAKTRIYVAEREADVLRRVAAANKGPLKPAALQAIYREIMSAALALEKPLCIAYLGPEATNTHAAALRKFGSSVDYRPMATIADIFTAVEKGEADYGVVPVENSTEGSVRDSLDLFVETPLKIVAELHQEIEHTLLSREPLAKIKKIYSKDQALAQCRRWLQRNLPHAQLVDVDSTALGVQIAAKEKGAAAIAPRIAGERYGVPVAATHIQDLKNNTSRFVFLGREASGSAGSGHDKTSLLVSLHHEPGALLHALQPFNRRKLNLTRIESRPSRLRPWDYIFFLDVTGHYEDPAMQAALKELSKKCPLVKWLGSYPVARK